In a single window of the bacterium genome:
- a CDS encoding 50S ribosomal protein L11 methyltransferase, whose protein sequence is MYNLFDYGDMIADRVRFEAYGKALRQALRPGAVVLDLGTGAGIFALLACKLGAARVYALETNDAIAVAAELALANGCADRITFIQELSTAVHLPERVDVIISDLRGVLPLLEQHLPSLVDARDRLLAEGGTLLPRRDTLWAGLLAAPELHQRHFRPWQEDLFGLDTRPCQRLLSNLWLRVQVEAGKLLTEPQCWGTLDYRTLLDPNVSAELHWRMTQPGTAHGLCLWFDAELAENVRFSNAPGQPKTIYGQAFFPWPQPVALAAGDEVEVTLQATLVNDDYVWQWQTRVFDSSQSGAAQVEFKQSSFWGAPLSPQQLRKRAETFVPSLNEDGRIAQMLLNRMNENLALGEIARQLSRQFPQRFPSWQAALTRVGEAARVYSE, encoded by the coding sequence ATGTATAACCTGTTCGACTACGGCGACATGATCGCCGATCGCGTGCGCTTCGAGGCTTATGGCAAGGCCCTGCGCCAGGCCCTGCGGCCCGGCGCGGTCGTGCTCGATCTCGGCACCGGCGCCGGCATCTTTGCGCTGCTCGCCTGCAAGCTGGGCGCGGCCCGCGTCTATGCCCTCGAAACCAATGATGCCATTGCCGTGGCGGCCGAGTTGGCCCTGGCCAACGGCTGCGCCGATCGCATCACTTTCATTCAGGAACTCTCCACCGCGGTGCATCTGCCCGAGCGCGTGGACGTCATCATCTCGGATTTGCGCGGGGTGCTGCCGCTGCTCGAACAGCATCTGCCTTCCCTGGTGGATGCGCGCGACCGGCTGCTGGCGGAGGGCGGCACACTCCTGCCGCGCCGCGATACGCTGTGGGCCGGCTTGCTGGCCGCGCCCGAGTTGCACCAACGCCACTTCCGGCCCTGGCAGGAAGATCTTTTCGGATTGGATACGCGGCCGTGCCAGCGCCTGCTCAGCAACCTCTGGCTGCGCGTGCAAGTCGAAGCCGGCAAGCTGCTCACCGAGCCGCAATGCTGGGGCACTCTGGATTACCGCACCCTCCTCGATCCCAACGTCAGCGCAGAACTGCATTGGCGCATGACGCAGCCGGGCACGGCGCACGGCCTTTGCCTGTGGTTCGATGCCGAGTTGGCGGAAAACGTTCGTTTCTCCAACGCGCCGGGCCAGCCCAAAACCATCTACGGCCAGGCCTTTTTTCCCTGGCCGCAACCGGTGGCACTGGCCGCCGGCGATGAAGTCGAAGTGACGCTGCAAGCCACGCTGGTCAACGATGATTATGTGTGGCAATGGCAAACCCGGGTGTTCGATTCCAGCCAAAGCGGCGCCGCCCAAGTGGAATTCAAACAGTCCTCGTTCTGGGGCGCGCCGCTTTCGCCGCAGCAACTGCGCAAACGCGCTGAGACTTTCGTGCCGAGCCTGAATGAAGACGGCCGGATCGCGCAGATGCTCTTGAACCGCATGAACGAGAATCTCGCTTTGGGAGAAATCGCCCGCCAACTCAGCCGGCAATTTCCGCAACGCTTTCCAAGTTGGCAGGCGGCGCTTACCCGCGTGGGAGAGGCGGCGAGGGTTTACAGCGAGTAG